One genomic region from Phycisphaeraceae bacterium encodes:
- a CDS encoding OPT/YSL family transporter, translating to MSDTTPSMPDHRPPSGESPQISSPVPAYREVTVAAIVFGIIFGVIMNAAITYAGLKIGFTIGGSAIAAVLGFGVLRGLLRRGTILETNVAQTVASAVNTSNSGVIFTVPVLFLIGYNLNWDTLDFWLITLACVAGAMLGTAFIIPLRKQMIDIERLRFPSATGVATILKSPGAGMKKTIVLIAGILMGALIYLPAGLPGVRKEVPLDGIVHTEQRLMEELIAVSEGTLTEADGQAAFDALDRLVFTERLSLAAAQNTRDAAAWVRAGAAPDEVVSRAARVAHLREAKRELNGLIERLSECPVEEGLRESIAARKADIAETEAALGAMGARQYPEEMLLAVHDRSVGNLEWSSLVSGEKGWATAPLPGYASLQIRLPKFFAPGTGALDERVDRNGNNRPDLIVTDSTIDVGRMLLFIPDEVRLVFAIAPFALGAGFITGRPGLMVLAGGVLAFFVINPFVFNAGLLPPGLKAHEAPGASFSLYNRPLGIGLLLGGALMGVIAAFPAIAAALKSIGSAKVGGRDELGLAPLGIAIIGGVALLFLAADFVGNKPLNEGGLCPVTQLEVTCEAEPVQHDGYMIRFADDQARATWETQWTAEQKAAFMVQYKAKRGWLAGLDPHVRAAIIAIVGCLWIWFTGLIIAQCTGMTDWSPISGMALLTVVLVLMMAGTGAVVGAVLLGAALCVAITLAADMMGDLKTGYLVGSRPRRQQVVELCVVWIGPVVAMLTLLLITQVNLRQTGIAIGPGTETSAPQAQALQAIVTGVQGGEMPYALYLIGAMLGMLLGLGSFAGLGVLVGLSVYLPFEYIATYGIGCVAAIVLGAFKGRRFCEEWGVPFAAGLIVGESILALLINIFVLATG from the coding sequence ATGAGCGACACGACGCCCAGCATGCCCGACCACAGGCCGCCTTCGGGCGAAAGTCCTCAGATCAGCAGCCCGGTCCCTGCGTATCGCGAGGTGACGGTGGCGGCGATCGTGTTCGGGATCATCTTCGGCGTGATCATGAACGCGGCGATCACCTACGCGGGCCTGAAGATCGGATTCACGATCGGTGGTTCGGCGATCGCGGCGGTGCTGGGTTTCGGGGTGCTGCGGGGGCTGCTGCGCCGGGGGACGATTCTGGAAACCAACGTCGCGCAGACGGTGGCGTCGGCGGTCAATACGTCAAACTCGGGTGTGATCTTCACGGTGCCGGTGTTGTTCCTGATCGGGTACAACCTGAACTGGGACACGCTTGACTTCTGGCTCATCACGCTGGCGTGCGTGGCCGGGGCGATGCTGGGGACAGCGTTCATCATTCCGCTGCGCAAGCAGATGATCGACATCGAGCGGCTGCGGTTCCCCAGCGCGACGGGAGTGGCGACGATTCTCAAGAGCCCCGGCGCGGGGATGAAGAAGACGATCGTGCTCATTGCCGGAATCCTGATGGGGGCGCTGATCTATCTGCCGGCGGGGTTGCCGGGGGTGCGCAAGGAGGTGCCGCTCGATGGCATCGTGCACACCGAGCAGAGGCTGATGGAAGAACTGATCGCCGTGTCGGAAGGGACACTGACCGAGGCTGACGGGCAGGCGGCGTTTGATGCGCTCGATCGGCTGGTGTTCACTGAGCGTCTGTCATTGGCGGCGGCGCAGAACACGCGCGATGCGGCTGCGTGGGTGCGGGCGGGCGCCGCGCCCGATGAGGTCGTGTCGCGGGCTGCGCGGGTGGCGCACCTGCGTGAGGCCAAGCGCGAACTCAACGGGCTGATCGAGCGATTGAGCGAGTGTCCGGTGGAAGAGGGGCTGCGCGAGAGCATTGCGGCTCGCAAGGCGGACATCGCCGAGACCGAGGCGGCGCTGGGCGCGATGGGCGCCAGGCAGTATCCCGAGGAGATGCTGCTGGCGGTGCACGATCGGTCGGTTGGAAATCTGGAGTGGTCGTCGCTGGTGTCGGGCGAGAAGGGGTGGGCGACGGCACCGTTGCCCGGGTATGCGAGTTTGCAGATTCGCCTGCCGAAGTTTTTCGCGCCGGGCACGGGCGCGCTCGACGAGCGTGTCGATCGCAACGGCAACAACAGGCCGGACCTGATTGTGACGGATTCGACGATCGATGTCGGCCGCATGCTGCTGTTCATCCCTGACGAGGTGCGGCTGGTGTTTGCGATTGCGCCGTTTGCGCTTGGAGCGGGGTTCATCACGGGCAGGCCGGGGCTGATGGTGCTGGCCGGCGGGGTGCTGGCGTTCTTCGTGATCAATCCGTTTGTGTTCAACGCGGGGCTGCTGCCGCCGGGGCTCAAGGCGCACGAGGCGCCGGGGGCGTCGTTTTCGCTGTACAACCGGCCGCTGGGCATCGGGCTTTTGCTCGGCGGGGCGCTGATGGGCGTGATCGCGGCGTTTCCGGCGATCGCGGCGGCGCTCAAGTCGATCGGGAGCGCCAAAGTCGGCGGGCGTGACGAACTGGGGCTGGCGCCGCTGGGCATTGCGATCATCGGGGGCGTGGCGCTGCTGTTTCTGGCCGCCGACTTCGTGGGCAACAAGCCGCTCAATGAAGGCGGCCTGTGCCCGGTGACGCAGCTCGAGGTGACGTGCGAGGCTGAGCCCGTGCAGCATGATGGATACATGATCCGCTTTGCCGACGATCAGGCCCGCGCGACCTGGGAGACGCAGTGGACGGCCGAGCAGAAGGCGGCGTTCATGGTGCAGTACAAGGCCAAGCGCGGCTGGCTTGCGGGGCTCGACCCGCATGTGCGAGCTGCGATCATCGCGATTGTCGGGTGTCTGTGGATCTGGTTCACGGGGCTGATCATCGCCCAGTGCACGGGCATGACGGACTGGTCGCCGATCTCGGGCATGGCCTTGCTGACGGTGGTGCTGGTGCTGATGATGGCCGGAACGGGCGCGGTGGTCGGCGCGGTGCTGCTGGGGGCGGCGCTGTGCGTGGCGATCACGCTGGCGGCCGACATGATGGGCGATCTCAAGACGGGCTATCTTGTCGGCTCGAGGCCGAGGCGCCAGCAGGTGGTCGAGTTGTGTGTCGTCTGGATCGGGCCGGTGGTGGCGATGCTCACGCTGCTGCTCATCACGCAGGTGAACCTGCGCCAGACGGGCATTGCGATCGGGCCGGGGACCGAGACCAGCGCCCCGCAGGCCCAGGCGCTGCAGGCGATCGTGACGGGCGTGCAGGGCGGCGAGATGCCCTACGCCCTGTATCTGATTGGTGCGATGCTGGGGATGCTGCTGGGGCTTGGCTCGTTCGCGGGTCTGGGCGTGCTGGTGGGCCTGAGCGTGTATCTTCCGTTTGAGTACATCGCGACCTATGGCATCGGGTGTGTGGCGGCGATTGTGCTCGGGGCGTTCAAGGGCAGGCGCTTCTGCGAGGAATGGGGTGTGCCGTTTGCGGCGGGGCTGATCGTCGGCGAGTCGATTCTGGCGCTGCTGATCAACATTTTCGTGCTGGCGACGGGCTGA
- a CDS encoding OsmC family protein, translating into MKATEPIATIAAAYTTMSSAALTMLYHWSAVRWIKEDRPVNTPQDPPAPDAATAAELGHSAIVSIDRDPYVSTVYARDHRLVADEPTSMGGGDTGPTPYELLLASIGACKVITLRMYADRKGWPMESATIALTHTRQGAGAEARETIAAELELTGPLSSEQRARLSEIADRCPVHRTLAGDLVLTTVLVEEGDAMA; encoded by the coding sequence ATGAAGGCGACCGAACCGATCGCGACCATCGCGGCCGCGTACACAACCATGAGCAGTGCTGCTTTGACCATGCTCTATCATTGGAGCGCGGTGCGATGGATCAAGGAGGACCGGCCTGTGAACACGCCACAAGACCCCCCTGCCCCCGACGCGGCAACCGCCGCGGAACTCGGCCACAGCGCGATCGTCAGCATCGACCGCGACCCGTACGTCAGCACCGTCTACGCCCGCGACCACCGGCTCGTGGCCGACGAGCCAACATCGATGGGCGGCGGCGACACGGGCCCGACGCCCTACGAACTGCTACTGGCCTCGATCGGCGCGTGCAAGGTTATCACGCTGCGGATGTACGCCGACCGCAAGGGCTGGCCGATGGAGTCGGCGACGATCGCGCTGACGCACACGCGCCAGGGCGCGGGCGCCGAAGCGCGCGAGACGATCGCGGCCGAACTCGAACTGACCGGGCCGCTCAGCAGCGAGCAGCGCGCCCGGCTGAGCGAGATCGCCGACCGCTGCCCGGTGCACCGCACGCTCGCGGGCGACCTGGTGCTCACGACGGTGCTGGTCGAAGAGGGCGACGCAATGGCGTGA
- a CDS encoding aminopeptidase P family protein, translated as MHTALVMAGIPATNLSLFHAVRFNVGDPTAFVRFADGTSLFLCRDIELHRAAREARATRVAAPAEFAPVGGLSPERETATAQALAEALAGAGITRAVADRSLPLIYAEFIRRRGIEVALDTDLGVLERRRKDEAEIAALAEAQAATEEAMLMACTTIARARAGADGVLMHDGAPLTAERVNTMIDVFFLERGYTTPGSIVACGQAGSDCHNRGSGPLRTGEPIIVDIFPTNRRTRYSGDCTRTVVHGTIPPTIARMHAAVKAAKAAGIAAARAGVTADSVYQAAIDVIRAAGFDRALLPEHPPADFCSMQHGLGHGIGLEVHEPPLVDAGGPELIAGDAFTVEPGLYHATLGGIRIEDIVVVTETGCRNLNRLHEELDWT; from the coding sequence ATGCACACCGCACTCGTCATGGCGGGCATTCCCGCGACCAACCTGAGCCTGTTCCACGCCGTGCGCTTCAATGTCGGCGACCCGACGGCCTTTGTGCGCTTCGCCGACGGCACGAGCCTGTTCCTCTGCCGCGACATCGAGCTCCACCGGGCCGCCCGCGAGGCCCGCGCCACGCGCGTCGCGGCCCCGGCCGAGTTTGCACCGGTCGGCGGGCTCAGCCCCGAGCGCGAAACGGCCACGGCCCAGGCGCTGGCCGAAGCGCTCGCGGGCGCAGGCATCACGCGCGCGGTGGCCGACCGCTCCCTGCCGCTGATCTACGCCGAGTTCATCCGCCGCCGCGGCATCGAGGTCGCGCTGGACACCGATCTGGGCGTCCTCGAGCGCCGGCGCAAGGACGAAGCCGAGATCGCGGCCCTCGCCGAGGCCCAGGCCGCGACCGAAGAGGCCATGCTCATGGCCTGCACCACCATCGCGCGCGCCCGCGCCGGCGCGGACGGCGTGCTGATGCACGACGGCGCGCCCCTCACCGCCGAGCGCGTGAACACCATGATCGACGTGTTCTTTCTTGAGCGCGGCTACACGACGCCGGGCAGCATCGTCGCCTGCGGCCAGGCCGGAAGCGACTGCCACAATCGCGGTTCGGGGCCGCTGCGCACCGGCGAGCCGATCATCGTCGATATCTTCCCGACCAACCGGCGCACGCGCTACAGCGGCGACTGCACGCGCACGGTCGTGCACGGCACAATCCCGCCGACCATCGCCCGCATGCACGCGGCCGTCAAGGCCGCCAAGGCCGCGGGCATCGCGGCCGCGCGCGCGGGCGTGACGGCAGACAGCGTGTATCAGGCCGCGATCGACGTGATCCGCGCCGCGGGCTTCGACCGCGCCCTCTTGCCCGAACATCCGCCCGCCGACTTCTGCTCGATGCAGCATGGCCTGGGCCACGGCATCGGGCTCGAGGTTCACGAGCCGCCGCTGGTCGATGCGGGCGGGCCCGAGCTCATCGCGGGCGATGCCTTCACCGTCGAGCCGGGGCTGTATCACGCAACGCTCGGCGGCATCCGCATCGAGGACATCGTCGTGGTGACGGAAACCGGCTGCCGCAACCTCAATCGTCTGCACGAAGAACTCGACTGGACCTGA
- a CDS encoding DUF885 family protein, with amino-acid sequence MMTAVRTALAAAVWMLAILSSSAPAQPMTPDSVLAPAIRALDADERTIARFHDDRWSRESIEARTALAQRALAAWPPMPFDDLDVTARADALMLRAHLVGTLADLELAAARRAEMLPLLPHRDLIEDLEALRTQMAELDLPSLARELAALPQMLRLVRERITSAAETENPDAISVTPSLALRAAGASAASRRTLERFRDHYAAFVPAFGWHMDAPIREALAAIGEHEKFLRESIAGQGGGDADALVGDPIGSEALLAHLEREMIALSPEELIAVAETELAWCRARLAEAAGELGYGGDIAAAIDHVKSLHVAPGEQPALVTRLAREAIDFVRERNLVTVPELCADLWRTQMISARDQRTWPFAAYNNNHVMVAYASSEQDFEARQMAMRGNNEHFTRLVVQHELIPGHHLQGFMAARHRAYRSLFATPFFVEGWALYWEMLLWDVGFARGPEDRIGMLFWRSHRAARIIVSLKFHLGQMTPAEMTAFLVDQIHHERDNAASEVRRYVGEQYSPLYQVAYMIGGLQLRALAREVEAAGTMSQLEFHDELLRHGSIPVAMIRAQILGHDLSPAFTPDWRFDRD; translated from the coding sequence ATGATGACAGCGGTCCGGACCGCGCTCGCCGCGGCGGTGTGGATGCTGGCGATACTGAGCAGCAGCGCGCCGGCCCAGCCGATGACGCCCGACAGCGTGCTCGCGCCCGCGATCCGCGCGCTCGACGCCGACGAACGCACCATCGCCCGCTTTCACGATGATCGCTGGTCGCGGGAGTCGATCGAGGCGCGCACGGCCCTGGCGCAGCGCGCGCTGGCCGCGTGGCCGCCGATGCCGTTTGATGATCTCGACGTGACGGCCCGGGCCGACGCGCTGATGCTGCGGGCCCACCTGGTCGGGACGCTGGCCGATCTCGAACTGGCCGCGGCGCGCCGGGCCGAGATGCTGCCGCTGCTGCCGCATCGCGATCTGATCGAAGACCTCGAAGCGCTGCGGACGCAGATGGCCGAGCTCGACTTGCCCAGCCTCGCGCGCGAACTGGCGGCGCTGCCGCAGATGCTGCGGCTGGTGCGCGAGCGCATCACCAGCGCCGCCGAGACCGAAAACCCCGATGCGATCTCCGTCACGCCGAGCCTGGCGCTGCGGGCCGCGGGCGCCAGCGCCGCTTCGAGGCGCACGCTCGAACGTTTCCGCGACCATTACGCCGCCTTCGTGCCCGCGTTCGGCTGGCACATGGACGCGCCGATCCGCGAGGCGCTCGCAGCCATCGGCGAGCATGAAAAGTTCCTGCGCGAATCGATCGCGGGCCAGGGCGGGGGCGATGCGGATGCGCTCGTGGGCGACCCGATCGGGTCCGAGGCGCTGCTGGCCCACCTCGAGCGCGAGATGATCGCGCTGTCGCCCGAAGAACTCATCGCCGTAGCCGAAACCGAACTCGCCTGGTGCCGCGCGCGCCTCGCCGAAGCCGCCGGGGAACTGGGGTACGGGGGCGATATCGCCGCCGCGATCGACCATGTCAAGAGCCTGCATGTCGCGCCGGGCGAGCAGCCTGCGCTGGTCACGCGCCTGGCCCGCGAAGCGATCGACTTCGTGCGCGAGCGCAATCTCGTGACGGTGCCCGAGCTGTGCGCCGACCTGTGGCGCACGCAGATGATCAGCGCCCGCGACCAGCGCACCTGGCCGTTCGCCGCCTACAACAACAATCATGTCATGGTCGCCTACGCCTCGAGCGAGCAGGACTTCGAGGCGCGTCAGATGGCGATGCGCGGCAACAACGAGCACTTCACGCGCCTCGTCGTCCAGCACGAACTCATCCCCGGCCACCACCTGCAGGGCTTCATGGCCGCGCGGCACCGCGCGTACCGCAGCCTGTTCGCGACGCCTTTCTTCGTCGAGGGCTGGGCGCTGTACTGGGAGATGCTGCTGTGGGACGTGGGCTTCGCCCGCGGGCCCGAAGACCGCATCGGCATGCTGTTCTGGCGCAGCCACCGCGCGGCGCGCATCATCGTGAGCCTGAAGTTTCACCTCGGGCAGATGACGCCGGCCGAGATGACGGCCTTTCTGGTCGACCAGATCCACCACGAGCGCGACAACGCGGCCAGCGAGGTGCGGCGCTACGTCGGCGAGCAGTACAGCCCGCTCTACCAGGTCGCGTACATGATCGGCGGGCTGCAACTGCGGGCCCTGGCGCGCGAGGTCGAAGCCGCGGGCACGATGAGCCAGCTCGAGTTTCACGACGAGCTGCTGCGGCACGGCTCGATCCCCGTCGCGATGATCCGCGCCCAGATCCTGGGCCACGACCTTTCGCCCGCGTTCACACCCGACTGGCGCTTTGATCGCGACTGA
- a CDS encoding prepilin-type N-terminal cleavage/methylation domain-containing protein — protein sequence MFPLPPIATAPAASPEVRCFRPFSRRFRGFTLIELLVVIAIIALLIGILLPALARARAAGRSLVNATNLRSLGQGLAMYAGDHSMYPPLRLAAGEYHTPTGRHAARWHWAIGDYVGRPIVPQGEFETKNFADTNDFERLDNDVFADPTHTTEDYRAISGQIQVLRNGSYGYNYQYLGNRRFEGPGGRSANYPVRDSTMHVTSGTVALADSGGSQALRTASNAREHAYTIDPPRLERERFGPGLQWGHATGPVVVAPRHARRVTVAFLDGHVEGRTLEQLGFVVADATRDTVEVDRGSNAAWNGKGYDAGQTQP from the coding sequence ATGTTCCCGCTGCCCCCGATCGCGACCGCACCCGCCGCCAGCCCCGAAGTCCGCTGCTTTCGCCCCTTTTCGCGCCGCTTTCGCGGCTTCACCCTCATCGAACTGCTCGTCGTCATCGCCATCATCGCGCTGCTCATCGGCATCCTGCTGCCCGCGCTGGCCAGGGCCCGCGCCGCCGGGCGCAGCCTCGTCAACGCGACCAACCTGCGCAGCCTCGGGCAGGGGCTGGCGATGTACGCCGGCGACCACAGCATGTACCCGCCGCTGCGCCTGGCCGCCGGGGAGTATCACACGCCCACCGGCCGCCACGCGGCGCGCTGGCACTGGGCCATCGGCGACTACGTCGGCCGCCCGATCGTGCCCCAGGGTGAGTTTGAGACCAAGAACTTTGCCGACACCAACGACTTCGAGCGCCTCGACAACGACGTCTTCGCCGATCCGACGCACACGACCGAAGACTATCGCGCCATCAGCGGGCAGATTCAGGTGCTGCGCAACGGCTCGTACGGCTACAACTACCAGTACCTCGGCAACCGCCGCTTCGAAGGGCCCGGGGGCCGCTCGGCCAACTATCCGGTGCGCGATTCGACCATGCACGTCACCAGCGGCACGGTCGCGCTGGCCGATTCGGGCGGCTCGCAGGCGCTGCGCACGGCCAGCAACGCGCGCGAGCACGCCTACACCATCGACCCGCCACGCCTCGAGCGCGAGCGCTTCGGCCCCGGCCTGCAATGGGGCCACGCGACCGGGCCGGTGGTCGTCGCGCCCAGGCACGCGCGGCGCGTGACGGTGGCGTTTCTCGACGGCCACGTCGAGGGCAGGACACTCGAGCAACTCGGCTTCGTCGTCGCCGACGCAACCCGCGACACCGTCGAGGTCGATCGCGGCTCGAACGCGGCGTGGAACGGCAAAGGCTACGACGCGGGCCAGACGCAGCCGTAA